From Proteiniborus sp. MB09-C3, the proteins below share one genomic window:
- the rsmA gene encoding 16S rRNA (adenine(1518)-N(6)/adenine(1519)-N(6))-dimethyltransferase RsmA has protein sequence MKPENRRLYSPAVVKKIIEKHGFRFSKSLGQNFLIDGNIIDRIIEGANIKESDGIIEVGPGIGTLTQKLCESAGKVVAIELDNNLLQILEETLGSYDNVEVIHGDVLKVDLNQLIKEKLEDRTVKVVANLPYYITTPIIMKLLEENLNIDKIVVMVQKEVAHRMKAVPGNKDYGALSIAVQYYSKPEIIVDVPKNVFMPRPNVDSAVIMLDVYNEPVIKVKDEKLFFNVVKAAFGKRRKTLLNALTSGIGLKKEEIEIILEKCSIDPVRRGETLDSTEFAGIADEIYMMINNY, from the coding sequence ATGAAACCAGAGAATAGAAGGCTTTACTCACCTGCTGTAGTAAAGAAAATTATTGAAAAGCATGGATTTAGGTTTTCTAAAAGCCTAGGACAGAACTTTCTAATTGATGGCAATATAATAGATAGGATAATAGAAGGTGCAAATATTAAGGAAAGTGATGGAATAATTGAAGTCGGTCCAGGAATAGGTACTCTCACACAAAAATTATGTGAAAGTGCTGGAAAAGTAGTCGCCATAGAATTAGACAACAATCTGCTTCAAATTCTAGAAGAAACATTAGGGAGCTATGACAATGTAGAAGTCATACACGGAGACGTGCTAAAGGTGGACTTAAATCAGCTAATAAAAGAAAAGCTGGAAGACAGAACAGTAAAGGTAGTGGCAAATCTTCCATACTATATAACTACGCCTATAATAATGAAGCTTCTAGAAGAGAATCTTAATATAGATAAGATTGTAGTAATGGTGCAAAAAGAAGTTGCACATAGAATGAAAGCTGTACCCGGTAACAAGGATTATGGAGCTTTATCTATCGCAGTACAATACTATTCAAAGCCTGAAATAATAGTAGATGTTCCTAAAAATGTATTTATGCCAAGACCAAATGTAGACTCAGCAGTAATAATGCTGGATGTGTATAATGAACCTGTCATAAAGGTTAAAGATGAAAAACTGTTTTTCAATGTTGTAAAAGCTGCCTTTGGAAAGAGAAGAAAAACACTCTTAAATGCACTCACTAGCGGTATAGGCCTAAAAAAAGAAGAGATAGAAATAATATTAGAAAAATGTAGCATAGACCCAGTAAGAAGAGGAGAAACCCTTGATAGTACAGAATTTGCAGGAATAGCAGATGAAATATATATGATGATAAACAACTATTAG
- the rnmV gene encoding ribonuclease M5, with the protein MIKEIIVVEGRDDISAVKKAVDAELIATGGFGITEETIKRIQKAAERRGVIIFTDPDFAGEKIRNIISKKVKNAKHAFLPKDKATKDGDIGIENAKPEDIIEALSKARVESSEPTIEFTKEDLLESGLIGSTDSSIKRDIVGRMLGIGYCNSKQFLKRLNNYGITREEFEESIRRLYNETRE; encoded by the coding sequence ATGATAAAAGAAATAATAGTAGTAGAAGGACGAGATGACATATCAGCAGTAAAAAAAGCAGTAGATGCAGAATTAATAGCCACAGGCGGCTTTGGAATTACAGAAGAAACAATAAAGAGAATACAAAAAGCGGCAGAAAGAAGAGGAGTCATAATATTTACGGATCCTGATTTTGCAGGAGAAAAAATCAGAAATATTATATCTAAAAAAGTAAAAAATGCAAAGCATGCATTTTTGCCAAAGGATAAGGCTACGAAGGATGGAGATATAGGAATAGAAAATGCAAAGCCTGAGGATATAATAGAAGCCTTATCTAAGGCAAGAGTAGAATCATCAGAGCCAACAATTGAGTTTACAAAAGAAGATTTGCTAGAAAGCGGACTCATAGGAAGTACAGATTCAAGTATAAAAAGAGATATAGTAGGGAGAATGTTAGGCATAGGATATTGTAACTCAAAACAGTTTCTAAAAAGGCTGAATAATTATGGGATAACCAGAGAAGAGTTTGAAGAAAGCATCAGGAGGTTATACAATGAAACCAGAGAATAG
- a CDS encoding 3D domain-containing protein, with amino-acid sequence MEQKNRGYRLLVITALILTGITVFSLAIYDVVMKKVDIVVDGKEMSVNTSKKTVSEVLKEKNISLGESDDINIPVDSPLKDNIRIEIKKAVPVVINYGGNIIDVNTTEETVKGLLDSLKLDYYQDIISPSLDEKVKSGTEINIVKIDEKIETINETVAYKTIIKDNINLDKGKLVTVQGGKEGIKEIKIKKVYENGKLLTTEIIKEKTLEKPIDEIVEKGTKEKEYTIASRGTFAGKREIEMVATAYDLSYESTGKKPGDKWYGITASGTKARPGVVAVDPKVIPLGTKLYVESLDGTPDYGYAIAEDTGGAIKGNKIDLFIEDAKDVKAFGRRKVKVYIIGK; translated from the coding sequence ATGGAACAGAAAAACAGGGGGTATAGGCTTCTAGTTATTACAGCCCTTATCCTTACTGGAATTACTGTATTCTCCCTTGCAATATACGATGTTGTAATGAAAAAGGTCGATATTGTAGTTGATGGGAAGGAAATGTCCGTGAATACTAGTAAAAAAACTGTATCAGAAGTGCTTAAAGAAAAAAATATATCATTAGGAGAATCCGATGATATAAATATACCTGTAGATAGTCCCTTAAAAGATAACATAAGAATTGAAATTAAAAAGGCTGTGCCAGTAGTCATAAATTATGGAGGTAATATTATTGATGTCAATACCACTGAAGAAACTGTAAAGGGGTTATTAGACTCACTGAAGCTGGATTATTACCAGGATATAATATCACCTTCACTCGATGAAAAAGTTAAATCAGGTACAGAAATAAATATTGTAAAAATAGATGAAAAAATAGAAACTATAAATGAGACAGTAGCATATAAAACAATAATAAAAGACAATATTAATTTAGATAAAGGAAAACTAGTAACTGTACAAGGTGGAAAAGAAGGAATTAAAGAAATAAAGATTAAAAAAGTATATGAAAATGGAAAACTTTTGACTACAGAAATAATTAAAGAAAAAACTTTAGAAAAGCCAATTGATGAAATTGTGGAAAAAGGCACAAAGGAAAAGGAATATACAATTGCATCAAGGGGTACTTTTGCAGGTAAAAGAGAAATAGAGATGGTGGCTACAGCTTATGACTTATCATATGAAAGCACAGGTAAAAAACCCGGGGACAAATGGTATGGAATTACTGCATCAGGGACAAAGGCAAGACCAGGTGTAGTTGCAGTAGATCCAAAGGTTATTCCCTTGGGAACTAAGCTTTATGTAGAATCACTAGATGGCACTCCAGACTATGGCTATGCAATAGCAGAAGATACAGGAGGAGCAATAAAAGGAAACAAAATAGATCTCTTCATAGAAGATGCTAAAGACGTAAAAGCATTTGGGAGGAGAAAAGTAAAAGTTTATATAATTGGTAAATAG
- a CDS encoding nucleoside recognition domain-containing protein, producing the protein MINYIWFFLIAIGVVTAIATGNIDSINTAIVADASEAVMFAIGLTGIMAVWLGLMNIAEKSGLIKTFSKLLTPITNILFPDIPKGHPAMSAIIMNMVTNMFGAGNSATAIGLKAMEEMNSLNKDKKRATNAMCMFLVINMSSIQIVPLTVIKIRTDAGSLNPTEIIGTSLIASTISTIVGILSVKILEKKE; encoded by the coding sequence ATGATAAACTATATTTGGTTTTTTTTGATAGCCATAGGTGTTGTAACTGCAATCGCCACAGGTAATATTGACTCTATAAATACTGCTATTGTAGCGGATGCATCCGAGGCTGTCATGTTTGCCATAGGTCTCACTGGTATAATGGCTGTTTGGCTAGGACTGATGAATATTGCAGAAAAATCTGGATTGATAAAAACTTTTAGTAAATTGTTAACTCCTATTACAAACATTTTATTTCCTGATATCCCCAAAGGCCATCCTGCTATGAGCGCTATAATAATGAATATGGTAACAAATATGTTTGGTGCTGGAAACTCTGCTACTGCAATAGGACTCAAAGCCATGGAGGAAATGAATAGTCTGAACAAAGATAAAAAAAGAGCCACAAATGCCATGTGCATGTTTTTAGTAATCAATATGTCCTCAATACAAATTGTCCCTCTTACAGTTATAAAAATCAGAACAGATGCAGGCTCATTGAATCCAACAGAAATAATAGGTACCTCTCTTATTGCATCTACAATTTCTACTATTGTAGGGATTTTAAGTGTCAAAATATTAGAGAAAAAGGAATGA
- a CDS encoding nucleoside recognition domain-containing protein: MIEILKILSVAVIPAIMSIILLHGYIKGVSLYDTFVDGAKEGFAASLRIMPYLIAIFIAIGIFKRSGAMNILVNIVDPFVKIIGIPKEVMPLALMRPISGSGSLAVVKEIITEYGPDSFIGRVASTMMGSAETIFYTMAVYFGIVGIKDSRHTLPAALLSHVASIIASVFICNIVFK; encoded by the coding sequence ATGATAGAGATTTTAAAAATATTGTCTGTTGCAGTTATTCCTGCCATAATGAGTATAATATTGTTACATGGATACATAAAGGGAGTTAGTTTATATGATACCTTTGTAGATGGTGCTAAGGAAGGCTTTGCGGCCTCTTTAAGAATAATGCCCTATCTAATAGCCATTTTTATAGCCATAGGAATATTTAAAAGATCTGGTGCCATGAATATTTTAGTAAACATTGTAGACCCCTTTGTTAAAATAATTGGAATACCAAAGGAGGTAATGCCTCTTGCCCTTATGAGACCAATTTCTGGAAGTGGCTCCTTAGCTGTTGTAAAAGAGATAATAACTGAATACGGACCTGATTCGTTCATAGGGAGAGTTGCATCTACTATGATGGGCTCTGCCGAAACCATATTCTATACTATGGCTGTATATTTTGGAATTGTGGGCATAAAAGATTCTAGACATACATTACCTGCAGCACTGCTATCGCATGTAGCCTCTATAATTGCATCTGTTTTTATATGCAATATTGTGTTCAAATAA
- the metG gene encoding methionine--tRNA ligase — MMKKTFYVTTPIYYPSDNLHIGHTYCTVAADTIARFKRLLGYDVKFLTGTDEHGQKIQTVANEKGVSPKEYLDGIVKNIKELWKTLDITYDRLIRTTDEDHKEIVQKIFQKLYEKGDIYKSEYEGHYCTPCESFWTESQLVDGKCPDCNREVKLAKEEAYFFRLSKYQDRLLKLYEENPDFLQPESRRNEMLNNFLRPGLEDLCVSRSTFDWGIKVPFDEKHVIYVWIDALSNYITALGYLTDNDEEFKKYWPADIHLVGKEIVRFHAIIWPAILMALDIELPKKVFGHGWILFDNDKMSKSKGNVIYPEPLIDLYGVDALKYFLLREFSFGQDGSFTKEKFLNRINSDLANDLGNLVSRTIAMVDKYNGGIIPESKVKEDVDNSLIDLATSTAQRVEKHMDNLSFGNALEEVWKLISRANKYVDETTPWVLAKEDEKKGRLDTVLYNLAEALRIVSVLIRPFMEKTSDSIWRQLGIDHGQGTSWNDISEWGKLPTGIKVRKESPMFPRLDVKQELEKINNANDLFIAKRYGKIDNDGKNTDEQKDDNSYITIDDLDKVDLRIAKILEAEKHPDANKLLVLQLEVGDEKRQVVSGIAKYYSPEELIGKNVVLVYNLKPIKLRGVESHGMILAADKSKNLTLVTAMDDIGSGAKVK, encoded by the coding sequence ATCATGAAAAAAACATTTTATGTGACTACGCCTATTTATTATCCAAGTGATAATCTTCATATAGGTCATACCTATTGTACTGTTGCTGCAGATACAATTGCAAGATTTAAGAGGCTCCTTGGATATGATGTAAAGTTCCTTACTGGAACTGATGAGCATGGTCAAAAAATTCAAACAGTAGCTAATGAAAAAGGAGTTAGTCCAAAGGAATATTTAGATGGCATAGTGAAAAACATTAAGGAACTATGGAAAACCCTAGATATTACCTATGATAGGCTCATAAGAACTACTGATGAAGATCACAAAGAAATAGTACAAAAAATATTTCAAAAGCTTTATGAAAAAGGTGACATTTACAAAAGTGAGTATGAAGGTCATTATTGTACTCCATGTGAATCCTTTTGGACAGAAAGCCAGCTTGTAGATGGAAAATGTCCAGACTGCAATAGGGAAGTAAAGCTTGCAAAGGAAGAAGCTTATTTCTTCAGATTATCTAAATATCAGGATAGACTTTTAAAGCTTTATGAAGAAAATCCAGATTTTCTACAGCCTGAATCCAGAAGAAATGAAATGTTAAATAATTTCTTAAGGCCTGGTCTAGAGGATTTATGTGTTTCAAGGTCTACATTTGACTGGGGAATTAAGGTTCCCTTTGACGAAAAGCATGTAATATACGTATGGATAGATGCACTAAGTAACTATATTACAGCTTTAGGCTATCTTACAGATAATGATGAAGAATTTAAAAAATACTGGCCAGCAGATATTCACCTTGTAGGTAAGGAAATTGTCAGATTCCACGCAATAATATGGCCTGCTATTTTAATGGCTCTAGACATTGAACTGCCTAAGAAGGTATTCGGACATGGCTGGATACTATTTGATAATGATAAAATGTCAAAATCAAAAGGAAATGTAATTTATCCTGAGCCACTAATTGATTTATACGGAGTAGATGCATTAAAATATTTCTTGTTAAGAGAATTTTCATTTGGTCAAGATGGCTCATTTACAAAAGAGAAATTTTTAAATAGAATTAATTCTGATTTGGCTAACGATTTAGGAAATCTAGTTAGCAGAACAATAGCAATGGTGGATAAATACAATGGTGGAATAATTCCTGAAAGTAAAGTTAAAGAAGACGTTGATAATAGTCTAATAGATTTGGCAACTTCTACAGCTCAAAGGGTAGAGAAGCATATGGATAATCTAAGCTTTGGAAATGCTTTAGAAGAAGTATGGAAGCTGATAAGCAGAGCAAACAAGTATGTAGATGAAACTACTCCTTGGGTATTGGCTAAGGAAGATGAGAAAAAGGGTAGACTGGATACTGTTTTATATAATCTAGCAGAAGCCCTTAGAATAGTATCTGTACTAATAAGACCTTTTATGGAAAAAACATCAGATAGCATTTGGAGACAGTTAGGAATTGATCATGGTCAGGGAACATCCTGGAATGATATTTCAGAATGGGGTAAGCTTCCTACAGGTATTAAGGTCAGAAAAGAAAGTCCTATGTTCCCAAGACTTGATGTAAAACAAGAGCTTGAAAAAATTAACAATGCTAATGACCTTTTCATTGCAAAAAGATATGGTAAAATAGATAATGATGGCAAAAATACTGATGAGCAAAAAGATGATAACAGCTATATTACCATAGATGATTTAGATAAGGTTGATTTAAGAATAGCTAAGATATTAGAAGCTGAAAAGCATCCAGATGCAAATAAGCTATTAGTCCTTCAGCTTGAGGTTGGAGATGAAAAAAGACAGGTAGTATCAGGAATTGCTAAGTATTATAGTCCTGAGGAGCTAATAGGTAAAAATGTGGTTTTAGTTTACAATCTTAAGCCAATTAAGCTTAGAGGAGTAGAATCTCACGGAATGATATTAGCTGCTGACAAAAGTAAAAATCTTACACTGGTTACTGCAATGGATGACATTGGAAGTGGAGCAAAGGTTAAGTAA